In the genome of Osmerus mordax isolate fOsmMor3 chromosome 15, fOsmMor3.pri, whole genome shotgun sequence, one region contains:
- the skida1 gene encoding SKI/DACH domain-containing protein 1, which translates to MGDLKCGFEEMEGVKLGYLLIKGKQMFALSQVFTDLLKNIPRTTVHKRMDHLNVKKHHCDLEELRKLKAINSIAFHAAKCTLISREDVEALYFSCKTERVLKSNKRKVKGSSPGDAREELLHKDTRARSWKEKVWFSLHSVPQTLPLNNKAGSREIPQLPDSNLPQIYNKKHNQEYTSVSQSDYKPFKNYETAQITGNCVSYNQRHSFFRTVVNRQPVFFQSAIAQSKLSGAATDPLHKRKRRREEGGCRDSARRSWSRSRHTHQPPVVLVQPKCCSKPKRHNNESLGAFHLGHEFYLNHGSHHQHHGFQESCSSDTESSSYSERVNNDSDFGSSLSSSSNSGTSDEELEDSPSESSDISTDEESSSQSDSSSVSSLVSVQSIRFRRARFASLPKTKTLNSKTLVLQPTFHYNQQLPPPRTADQVGKADADRLRKHHRHDSVNREAKQDTEVQQTPKFVSPGRGSLFTETVGGDVADVHCDPKSAVPVKTGFYAQGLSSSASRSKIFPPCRTPGAAGGCPPGPGSHCTHLKETKFLKSTDSHLSLAMNLKTETKTGPFLKLPSPLKTIKTEPEESLVSMGPHSESSKAAKTLPSVLQNVKIKVEESSKEYEYSSQASRFQCKGDEADVNNARYPGGDIKHADYFNYKTKAIESSAGAPKSPSLQECRSTQDAPCPEEGEYKNGARVRKNYRTLVLGEKTGISRTQTKPNTSKVDKTPCSRPAGKAESSEGYAEELTGASKRKRTTSADGDNVCCEHHH; encoded by the exons ATGGGAGACTTGAAGTGTGGTTTTGAGGAAATGGAGGGAGTCAAACTGGGATACCTGCTTATCAAAGGCAAACAAATGTTTGCCCTTTCTCAGGTCTTCACTGACCTTCTCAAGAATATTCCTCGGACCACTGTTCACAAGCGGATGGACCATTTAAACGTGAAAAAGCATCACTGTGATCTGGAGGAACTGCGAAAGCTCAAAGCAATAAATTCTATTGCCTTCCATGCGGCTAAATGCACTCTGATATCGCGGGAGGATGTGGAGGCTCTCTACTTTTCATGTAAAACAGAGCGCGTGTTAAAATCCAACAAAAGGAAGGTAAAAGGGAGTTCCCCGGGGGATGCGCGAGAGGAATTGCTCCACAAGGACACACGCGCCAGGTCATGGAAGGAGAAAGTTTGGTTCAGTTTGCACAGCGTTCCTCAGACGCTGCCCCTTAACAACAAAGCCGGCAGCCGAGAGATCCCTCAGCTTCCCGACTCCAATCTACCTCAAATTTACAATAAAAAACACAATCAGGAATACACTTCGGTCTCGCAGTCCGATTACAAACCCTTTAAAAACTATGAAACAGCTCAAATCACCGGGAATTGTGTTTCATATAACCAGAGACATTCGTTTTTCAGGACGGTAGTGAATCGGCAGCCGGTGTTCTTTCAGTCCGCCATTGCTCAGTCTAAGCTCTCGGGCGCAGCTACCGACCCACTTCACAAAAGGAAGAGGAGACGCGAGGAGGGCGGCTGCAGGGACAGCGCGAGGCGGTCGTGGAGtaggagcagacacacacatcaacccccGGTCGTCCTTGTGCAGCCAAAGTGCTGCAGCAAGCCAAAAAGACACAATAACGAAAGTTTGGGGGCATTTCACCTCGGCCATGAATTTTACCTGAACCACGGGTCTCACCACCAACATCATGGTTTCCAGGAGAGCTGCAGCAGCGACACGGAATCAAGTTCCTACTCGGAGAGGGTCAACAACGACTCGGATTTCGGGTCCAGTTTGTCCAGTAGTAGCAACTCCGGGACTTCCGATGAAGAGCTGGAGGACAGTCCGTCTGAGAGTTCGGACATCAGCACGGACGAGGAGAGCTCGTCTCAGTCCGACTCTAGCTCCGTGTCCAGCCTGGTCTCTGTCCAGAGTATCCGCTTCAGGCGGGCCAGGTTCGCTTCTCTCCCCAAAACAAAAACCCTCAACTCTAAAACTTTGGTTCTGCAGCCGACCTTCCACTACAACCAGCAGCTGCCGCCACCCAGGACCGCCGACCAGGTAGGGAAAGCGGACGCGGACAGGCTGAGGAAACACCATAGACACGACTCAGTCAACAGGGAAGCTAAGCAAGACACGGAAGTACAGCAAACCCCCAAATTTGTGTCTCCTGGACGAGGGAGCCTTTTTACAGAGACCGTAGGGGGGGACGTTGCAGACGTGCACTGTGACCCAAAGAGTGCTGTTCCAGTGAAAACAGGCTTTTACGCACAAGGCCTCTCATCCAGCGCGAGCAGAAGTAAGATATTTCCCCCATGCAGGACTCCGGGTGCGGCGGGCGGGTGCCCACCTGGACCAGGGTCACACTGCACTCATCTCAAAGAAACGAAGTTCCTCAAATCGACAGACAGCCACCTTTCATTAGCCATGAATCTAAAAACAGAGACAAAAACAGGGCCTTTCTTGAAATTACCATCTCCACTGAAAACCATCAAAACCGAGCCAGAGGAATCCCTGGTGTCTATGGGGCCCCACTCTGAGAGCAGCAAGGCGGCTAAGACACTCCCATCAGTCCTGCAGAATGTGAAAAttaaggtggaggagagcagtaAGGAATATGAATACTCGAGCCAGGCATCTAGATTCCAATGCAAAGGAGACGAGGCGGATGTCAACAATGCTCGGTACCCCGGCGGTGACATCAAACACGCGGACTATTTCAACTATAAGACTAAAGCTATTGAGAGCTCCGCCGGGGCTCCAAAGTCTCCCTCCCTTCAGGAATGTAGGAGCACTCAAGACGCTCCTTGTCCCGAGGAGGGGGAGTACAAGAATGGCGCAAGGGTCAGGAAAAACTACAGGACTTTGGTGCTGGGTGAGAAAACAGGGATTTCGAGGACGCAAACTAAACCGAACACGTCTAAAGTTGACAAGACTCCGTGTTCTCGTCCCGCAGGTAAAGCGGAGAGTTCCGAGGGATATGCAGAGGAATTAACAGGAGCGAGTAAACGAAAACGTAC AACTTCTGCTGATGGCGATAACGTCTGCTGCGAACACCATCACTGA